The stretch of DNA TGCTCCGAATTCACGCCGACCGCGCGATGACGGCCAAGCGCGAGATCCGGCTGCTGTCGCGCTTCACCGGCGCCAACCCGCACGTGGCGATTGTGGGCGTGCCGTCGCTGCCGTTCGACGTGTCGGATCTGGAAGCGCTGAGGGCCATCGCCGATCAGATCACCGGCGAGGCGAAGGCAGTTACTGAGACGGCCTAGACGGCGCTGCGGTGCTTGCGCTGGGCAGCGAAGAACTCAGCCCAGGAAACGACCTCGGGGTGCTGCTTGAGTAGGGCGCGGCGCTGCCGTTCGGTCATGCCGCCCCAGACACCGAATTCGACGCGGTTATCGAGTGCATCGGCACCGCATTCGAGGATCACCGGGCAGTGTCGGCAGATGACTGCGGCCTTGCGCTGTGCGGCACCGCGGACGAAAAGCTCATCGGGATCAGCCTGGCGGCATCGAGCCTGGGATACCCAGGCAATACGGGCCTCGGCCTCCGCGCCGTGGACAATGCTCTGTGCTGACATGGTCGGGGTTGTCCTCCGCGCTGCGGGCCTCGTACCTGACACCAGCGTTCCCTTCGTTCCAAGCCGCCGAGCTAGCACAGCGACGGCGTAGTCCTCCGGTGTAGAACGCTGATGCGATCTACGCCACATTGCGAGGGTCGAGTGTGACCTGCATCGCACTGTTAGCTCAACTTAGGTGGTCAGGGGCGTTCTTGGCAACAGTCTGGGAGGCACTTTTTTGGGACGACCGTGCCGTCAGACGGCAAAATTGACGCAAAGGGAGGTCTGCGGGCCCAGCGAATCCGGCAATCGACCGACATGAACTGCCATTTTTAGCGTCGCTACTCTGTACGCATGCCGGAGCAGCCGCCGACCAGACCGCCTACTGTGCCCGTCACGGTTACGGTCATCAAGCTCGCCTGGTGCTGTCTTTTGGCAAGCGTGGTCGTCGCCGGGCTGATGTTTCCTGTGGTCGGTGGTTTCGGGTTGCTCTCCAACCGCGCCTCCGACGTCGTGGCCAATGGTTCCGCCCAGCTCGTCGAAGGTGAAGTGCCGCAGGTGTCGACGATGGTCGACGCAAAAGGCAACGTCATCGCGTGGCTCTACTCTCAGCGCCGGTTCGAGGTGCCCAGCGACCAGATCGCAAACACCATGAAGCTCGCGATCGTCTCGATCGAGGACAAGCGGTTTGCAGAACACAACGGTGTCGACTGGCAGGGCACGCTCACCGGGCTGTCGGGCTATCTGACCGGAAACCTGGACACCCGCGGCGGCTCGACGCTGGAACAGCAATATGTGAAGAACTACCAACTGCTGGTCATCGCGCAGACCGACGCCGAGAAGCGGGCCGCCATCGAGACAACTCCCGCCCGCAAGCTGCGCGAGATCCGGATGGCGCTGACGTTGGACAAGACGTTCACCAAGCCGGAGATCCTGACCCGCTACCTCAATCTGGTGTCGTTCGGTAACGGCTCATACGGCATCCAGGACGCAGCCCAGACGTATTTCGGCGTCAACGCCTCGGAACTGAACTGGCAGCAGGCCGCGCTACTTGCCGGCATGGTGCAGTCGACGAGCACGCTGAACCCGTACACCAACCCAGACGGTGCGCTGGCGCGTCGAAACCTGGTGCTGGACACCATGATCGACAATCTTCCCGAACACGCCGACGAGCTGCGCGCGGCCAAGGAGCAGCCGCTGGGGGTCCTGCCGCAGCCCAACGAGCTGCCCCGCGGCTGCATTGCCGCGGGCGATCGCGCGTTCTTCTGCGACTACGTACTCGAGTACCTCGCCCGCGCGGGCATCAGCAAGGAGCAGGTCGCCAAGGGCGGCTACATGATCAAGACCACGCTTGATCCCGACGTGCAGACCCCGGTGAAGTCGGCGATCGACAGCTTCGCGGCGCCTGACCTCGACGGGGTCGCCAGCGTGATGAGCGTGATCAAGCCGGGTAAACAGTCGCATCCGGTGCTGGCGATGGCCAGCAACCGCACCTACGGGCTGAACACCGAAACCGGGGAAACCATGCAGCCGCAGCCGTTTTCACTGGTTGGCGACGGCGCGGGCTCGGTGTTCAAGATCTTCACGACGGCCGCCGCGCTGGATATGGGCATGGGCATCAACGCGCAGCTCGACGCCCCGGCCCGGTTCGAGGCCAAGGGCCTGGGCTCCGGCGGCGCCAAGGGCTGCCCAGCTGCGACCTGGTGCGTGCAGAACGATGGGAATTACCGCGGTCAGATGAGCGTCACGGATGCTCTGGCTCAGTCGCCCAACACTGCGTTTGCGAAGCTGATCTCTCAAATCGGCGTGCAGCGCACCGTCGACATGGCGGTCAAGCTGGGCATGCGGTCCTACGCCTTGCCCGGGACGGCACGCGACTACGACCCGCAGAGCAACGAAAGCCTCGCCGATTTCGTCAAGCGCCAAAACCTCGGCTCGTTCACGCTGGGCCCGATCGAGGTCAACGCCCTCGAGCTGTCGAACGTCGCGGCGACACTGGCATCGGGTGGCACCTGGTGCCCACCCAACCCGATCGACAAAGTCATCGACCGCACCGGGAAGGACGTCGCCGTCACGACCGAAACGTGTGAGCAGGTGGTGCCCGAGGGGCTGGCCAACACGCTGGCCAACGCGATGAGCAAGGACGACACCGGCGGCACCGCCGCCGCGGCCGCCGGTTCAGCCGGGTGGAATCTGCCGATGTCGGGCAAGACCGGCACCACCGAGGCGCACCGGTCATCGGCCTTCGTCGGCTTCACGCCCTACTACGCGGCCGCGAACTACATCTACGACGACTCGACCACGCCAGGCGATCTGTGTTCGTTCCCGTTGCGGCAGTGCGGTTCTGGGAACCTGTACGGCGGCAACGAGCCGGCGCGCACCTGGTTCACCGCGATGAAGCCGATCGCCAACAACTACGGGCCCGTCGCATTGCCGCCCACTGACCCGCGCTATGTCGACGGCGCGCCGGGCTCCAAAGTGCCCAGCGTGGCAGGCATGAACCAGGACACCGCACGCATGCGGCTGAAGGAAGCGGGCTTCCAGGTCGCCGATCAGGCGACTCCGGTCAACAGCAGCGCGCCCTACGGCGCAGTCGTCGGGACCTCGCCGGCCGGGCAGACAGTGCCGGGCTCGATCATCACGATCCAGATTTCCAACGGCATCCCGCCGCCACCGCCTCCTCCGCCGCCTGGCGCGATTCCCGGCATGCCTGGCATGCCGCCGGAAATCGGCTCGACGGTCGTCGAGATCCCGGGTCTGCCGCCGATCACCGTTCCGGTGCTCGGACCACCGCCACCGGCGCCGCCCCCGCCGTGATCAAGGGTGTGCAATTGACCACGCGGCGCGGGTGTGAAGTCGGTGCCTGCCAGTAACTGGCAGTAGGCTCTCAACATGCCCGCCCGTTCGTCGATCCTGAAGAACACTGCAGCCGTGACCTTCGGTTCGGTCGTAGCGGGGATCGGCTATGCGTCGCTGATCGAGCGCAACGCGTTCGTCGTGCGCGAGGTCACCATGCCGGTGCTGTCGCCGGGGTCGTCGCCGCTGAAGGTGCTGCACATCAGCGATATCCACATGCGGCCAAAGCAGCGGCGCAAGCAGGCCTGGTTGCGTGACCTGGCCCGCTGGGAGCCCGATCTGGTCGTCAACACCGGTGACAACCTGGCCCACCCGAAGGCGGTGCCCAGCGTCGTTCAGGCGATGGGCGATCTGCTCTCCGCGCCGGGTGTCTTCGTATTCGGCAGCAACGACTACTTCGGACCGCGGCCGAAGAACCCCGCGAATTACCTGACCAAGCCCACCCACCGCATCCACGGCGAGCCGCTGCCGTGGCAGGACCTGCGGGCGGCCTTCACCGAGCGTGGCTGGCTGGACATGACGCACACCAAGCGCGAGCTCGAGGTTGCCGGCCTGCGGATCGCCGTGGCCGGCGTCGACGATCCGCACCTGTCGCGGGATCGCTACGACACCATCGCAGGCCCGGCCAGCCCGGCCGCGGACCTGAGGCTTGGGCTGACCCACTCCCCCGAGCCGCGGGTGCTGGACCGCTTCGCCGCCGACGGCTACCAGCTGGTGATGGCCGGCCACACCCACGGCGGCCAGCTGTGCCTGCCGTTCTACGGCGCCATCGTCACCAATTGCGATCTCGACCGGTCGCGGGCGAAGGGCGCATCGCGGTGGGGCGCCCACACACAGCTGCACGTCTCGGCGGGCATCGGCACGTCGCCCTACTATCCGGTGCGGTTCTGCTGCAGGCCAGAGGCCACGCTGCTGACGCTGGTGGCGGCGCCGATCGGCGGTCGAGATGCAGGAACTAAGGCGGAGTCCCACCCGAGCGTTTCGGTGCAGTGACCGAAAAGGCCGCGACGGCCGTTCGAAGCCAGCCACGCTCGTGGGTGGACAACGCAGTTCGGCTGATCGAGGCTGACGCGCGGCGCAGCGCCGACACTCATCTGCTGCGGTATCCGTTGCCTGCGGCATGGTGCGACGGCTGCGACATTCAGCTCTACCTCAAGGACGAGACCACCCACATCACTGGCAGCCTCAAGCACCGGTTGGCGCGGTCGTTGTTTCTCTATGGGTTGTGCAACGGCTGGATCGGTGAAGGCACCACGGTCATCGAGGCATCATCGGGTTCGACGGCGGTTTCGGAGGCCTACTTCGCGGCGCTGCTGGGCCTGCCGTTCATCGCGGTGATGACGTCATCGACCAGTGCCACGAAGATCGCGCTGATCGAATCGCAAGGCGGCCGTTGCCATTTCGTCGCCGAGGCGTCGCAGGTGTACGCGGAGGCGGAACGGCTGGCCGAGGAAACCGGCGGCCACTACCTCGACCAGTTCACCAATGCCGAACGTGCAACCGACTGGCGCGGTAACAACAACATCGCCGAGTCGATCTTCGAACAGATGCGTGACGAGGCCCATCCGATACCGGACTGGGTGGTTGTCGGTGCGGGCACCGGCGGCACCAGCGCCACCATCGGCCGCTACATCCGGTATCGGCGCTACGCGACGCGGTTGTGCGTTGTGGACCCGGAGAACTCCGCGTTCTTCCCGTCTTATGCGCAGGGTCGTCACGATGTGGTGACCGGGATGTCGTCACGGATTGAGGGCATCGGCCGGCCGCGGGTTGAGCCGTCGTTTCTGCCCGACGTGGTGGACCGGATGGTGGCCGTACCCGACGCCGCGTCGGTCGCCGCGGCACGGCACGTCAGTGCGGTGCTTGGCCGACGGGTGGGTCCATCAACGGGGACGAATCTGTGGGGGGCATTCGGCCTGCTGGCCGAGATGATCGCGAAAGGGCGCAATGGCTCGGTGGTGACGCTGCTCGCCGACAGCGGCGACCGCTATGCGGACACCTACTTCTGCGATGAGTGGCTGACCAGCCAGGGACTCGATCCCTCGACATCGGCCGAGGTGCTGGTGGAATTCGAGCGGTCGGGCCGCTGGCCCTGATCGTCGGATCCGCCGGTGAGCGGCCCGTCGGAGGTCAGAAACAGCCACAACGCGGCCAGGGCGAAGAATCCCAGGTAGATCGAAGCTCCAAGCCCAGTCATTTCGTGCCTCGATTCTGCGGTTACTGCCGTTAGTGTGCATAACGCCACCGACAAGTGACTTCCATCCCGCGGCGTGTCGTGATCTTGCTAACGCTGACTTGCACACGGCCGTTGCCGTAGCTAAATCGCACCCCGCATGCAGAAATGGGCGCGTAAGCCGTTTGGCTTCACCGGGTGCGCGTGCGATACGCTGTCGTGGCTTCACGCGGGGTGTGGCGCAGCTTGGTAGCGCGCTTCGTTCGGGACGAAGAGGTCGTGGGTTCGAATCCCGCCACCCCGACTCGCGTCGTTGCAGATCACAGGCTCTGACCAGCGGTTCTGGTCGGGGTCTTTTTCTGTCTCAGTCCGCAGTTGGTCCGCAGTACATCCCAGAGCGGCCTCCCGCGCCTTATCGAGCGCGGCGGAAACGAGTTCGAGGTCATCCGGGAAGAGGTCTGCCTGCTGACGAGGGCGACGGGCGCGGCGGAACCTGGTACGCCGAGATCAGTTCATGGTCCGCGAACGTCGCCGATACGTCCCGCTTAATTGTCGATGGGATACTTGCGGCTTGATGTCAACGCAGGTCGTCTAAACGAGCAGGCTATTGACTTCGTCCTGCGCGGTGCAGCTCAGACCAGCCAAAACAGCCGACGATCAGACGGCGAAATCGAAACAGTCGAACCAGCACGACAGGCCCACCAAAGGTTGCAGGATAGGCGCACGCCGACTAAGAGAGGCGGAGCCCATGACTGAGAACTCCCACGGCTGGATCGGCACGGAGACCGTCGCGACTAGGTTGGGTGACTTTGAGTTCGCCAACAGTTATCCCGTCGGGGACGCGGCTCAGCGCCTCAAAAACACTTTGGTTTTCAACCGGGCCGTAGAGGCATATCTGGTGCAGATGCCTTCGGTGTCGGACTACTGCGTCTGGACCGGGGTCGCCAGCGCCGGTTCGGGGATGCCGAACCAGGTCGTCATCTGGGAGACGTTAATGGACTCGGTCACCCTGCTGTTGACCGGTAACACCGAGACCGTGTACGCGCTGGCCGCCGTCGATCTTATGCGCGACGGGCCAGTCGTCGTGGAGGTGCCGCCAACAATGCTCGGCACCCTCGGCGACCTCACGCAGCACACCATCGTCGACATCGGCGTCACCGGCATCGACCGGGGTAACGGCGGCAAGTTTTTAGCGCTGCCGCCCGATTACGACGGAGAGGTTCCTGACGGCTACTTCATCGCCCAATCGCCGAGCTACGGCGTTGTGCTGGGCCTGCGCGGGTTCCAAGTCGACGCCAAGCCCGATGAGGCCGTAGCCCTGATGAAACAGATCAGAATCTATCCGCTGACGGCGTCGGACAACCCGCCGGAAACCATGTTCGTCAACGGCTCGGGCCAGGAAATCGTCACGGTATTCGACGACACCGCTAAGTATTTCGACGACCTGGCCGCACTGATCGAGCGTGAACCGTCCGACCTCATCGCCGAGCACGAACGTTTCCAACTAGCCGCCATTGGCATCGAGAAAGGTAAGCCATTCGAACCCGACGCCGCACGTCGGAAGGTGCTCGACGACGCCGCCCGGTTCGCGTCGGCGGTGGCCCGCGCCAACAGCTTTGCCTCCGACGACGAGGCGCGGCTGGTCTACCCCGATCGACGCTGGGAATGGGCGTTCATCGGCGACAGCGCCACCTGGGACTCCCAGGGGTACGTGAACACCGACAGGCGCGCCGGGTTCGCCTATATCGCGATCGGCATGTCCCCAGCCATGGTTGATAAACATGTCGGCGCGGGGTCGCAGTATCTATGGACCCCTCGGGACGCCAGCGGCGCATTCCTTGACGGTGGCAGCACCTACCGTCTGCACATCCCGGCCAATATCCCCGCCAAGAACTTCTGGTCAGTGGTGGCCTACGACGCAGACAGCAGATCCCTTCTTCGCAGTGACCAACGCTTCCCGTCGGTGAGCACCTACACCAACGCGCATTTAAACGCCGACGGCTCAATCGATGTGCACTTCGGCCCGCACATCCCGACATACACCGAGTCCAATTGGATTCAAACGGTGACCGGAAAGGGCTGGTTCACGCTCTTCCGCTTCTATGGGCCACTTGAGCCGTTCTTCGACCAGACCTGGAAACCGGGGGACATCGAACTCGTAAATGGCGCGCCCGGCAACGTCGACGCACGAGGATAAGTCGGGGAGGTACGTCCGTGGAGGTCACACCTGTCCAATTGCAAGAGCGCACGCTTCATCGCCGCGCCGTCGAGGCCGTCATCTGGGGGATGCCGGCGGTGAACTATGACGCGATGTATCAAGCATTGGTGCGCGACGCCCACGGCGGGTCGAACCAGATCGTGTACTGGTCGCGGCTACTGGACTGGAGAAATCAGACCCTGACTCCCAACCCGGACACGATCTATCTAATGCCGTTTATCGACACCACCGACGGGCCGATCGTGCTCGAAATACCGCCAGCCGATGAAGGTTCGATCACCGGGTCTATTGACGATGCCTGGCAGTGCGCGATCGAGGATTTCGGCCCTGCCGGGGTCGATGCCGGCGCGGGCGGCAAGTACCTTATCCTGCCGCCGAACTACCAGGGCCAGATCCCTGACGGCTATCTCGGCCTGCCGGCGAACACCTGCGCCACCTTCGCTTTGCTGCGCTCCAACCTCACCAGCGGCAGCGACGACGACCTGGCTCGCGCCGTCGCCTACGGCAAGCGAGTCAAACTCTATCCGCTGGGACAGGCCGACAAGCCGCCGCCGACGACCTTCATCGACGCCGCCGACGTGATGTTCGACGCCACAATCCCCTATGACGCGACGTTCTTCGATGCCCTCAACCGCAGGGTGCAGGCCGAGCCGTGGCTCACCCGAGACAAAGCAATGATCAACGTGCTCAAGACAATCGGCATCCAGAAGGGCAAAACCTTCAACCCCGACGCCGACACACGCGCGACACTGTCCGACGCCGCCCAAGAAGCACACGACTGGCTCGATATGCAATACGAGGCCGCATTCACACCACCGTTCTACGACTACGCCCACTGGGCGCTGCCGGTGTCAGCAGAACTCGTCGAGGCCACCACGACGGGCTACGCCAACCCGGACTCCTATCCCGTCGACGAACGCGGAATCGCCTACTCCATCGGCTTCTTTAGTGCCAAGCACCTGGGAAGCGGCCAGTTCTACCTGATGACAATCAAAGACCGCAACGGTGACGCGCTTGATGGAGCAGCGACCTACCGGCTCAACGTCCCCGCCAACGTGCCCGTGCACTTGTACTGGTCAGCCACCGCCTATGACCGCGCCACCCACACGCTCATCCGAGACATGCCTTGGGCCAGCCGATCATCAAACACGCCCGATCTGCACACCAAGGCCGACGGCTCCGTCGACCTGAATTTCGGTCCAAAACCGCTCATCGACCAACAAACCAACTGGGTCCCCACCAAACCCGACGAACAATTCGAGGTCCTCTTCCGTTTCTACGGACCCGGTAAACCCTTGCTCGACAAGACGTGGACACTGCCCGATGTCGCACCCGCATGAGCCATCGGCGCAACGGGACAACTCGCCGCCGGATCAATCTCTCTTGGTCCGCCAGCCAGTCCGCAGTAGTTTCGACGACACCCCGTATGTCTTCAGCAAAAGAAACGGCGCGACCTGGCGGTTCAAACAGCCCCAGCGCCATCATCGTCGCCAAACGAGCTGGTGACGTCGTTCGGGACGAAGAGGTCGTGGGTTCGAATCCCGCCACCCCGACTGAGCCGAGAGGCGAGCAAGCTTGCTTGTTCGGCCGAGGCGATGTGACCGCGGCTACGCGAAAATGCCGACGCTCTTCCTGGGCTTCGACGGAACCTTGGTCAACACCATCACCGAACTCAGCTCGACGAGCCCGACGACCAACAACGGCCAGATTGCGCCGGCGGCCAAGCTGACGACGATCATCGACGGCTGATCTGCCGAAGCTCTACGATCTGCAAGACGGTTGGCCGCTACATACGCCGCAAAGCTCACCGGTAACCAACCGATGAGATAGATGGCGATCAGTGTGCCGACCATGACGGGTCCCCCTGCGACTCGACAACGTTGGAAGCCGACTTCCCAACGAACTCTAGAACTAAACAAACCGCCACGACATTAGGCTCGCGATCGTGACGACGGATTTGCGGTACGAGCCCTGGTTCCTGCCATTGTCCGTACCTTTTGGTCTGGGGCCCAAGCAGAGTGAGGTGCGGGTGGCAGATGGTTCGCTGCGTGTCCGCTTCGGCTGGGGGTTTCGCGCAGAAATCCCGCTGACCTCAATCAAAGGTGCGAAACCAAACACGGACCGGGTGTATGCGTGGGGCGCCCACGGCTTTCGCGGCCGATGGCTTGTGAACGGCTCGTCCAAGGGCATCGTGCAGCTGACTTTCGACCCGCCGGCCCGAGCCCATGTAATGGGTGTGCCGGTCACACTGCGCACACTCGACGTCAGCGTGACCGACCCGGAGGCGCTCATCGCGGAGTGCGCTCCGAAGTAGTTTGACGGCCCCTTTGGTGGGGAATTACATGCGGCGTGACTTTGCCGTCGACATCAGTCGAACCGAAACTGCCCCGCGCCGTCGGCCCTCTTTCCTCGGCCATCATCGACACTCTCGCGCGCGGCAGGCCGGCGCTTCACGCCCGTCCGATCGACGTTCCGCTTTGTGAGGCCGACCCGTACGGCCTCGATCTGCAGTTGGCCCTCTATGTCTGCTACGAACTGCACTACCGCGGCTTCGACGGAGTCAACCCTCGCTGGGAGTGGAATCCCGGACTGCTGCACGTCCGTGGCCGACTCGAGGACACGTTTCTGAGCGCGGTCCGCCAGGACGTCGGTGAGATCCCCGAAGATGAAACCGCCGCCGACGCGATGGACGCGTTGTCGATTGAACCGGTGGACGGCGAGGGTCCCTCGTATTACCTGCGTGACACCGGTACATGGGACCAGATGCGGGAGTACTTCGTGCAGCGCTCGCTGTATCACCTCAAGGAAGCCGATCCGCACGCGTTCGCGATCCCGCGCTTGATCGGCCAGGCCAAGGCGTCCTTCGTCGCAGTCGAATTCGACGAATACGGCGGTGGCCGTGGGCCTTTGGTGCATCAGCAGCTTTTCGCCGATTTGATGGACGCCGCTGGCCTGGACTCGACCTACCTCGCCTATCTCGACGCCGTCCCTGCCGATGCGCTGGCGTCGGTCAACCTGATGTCGCTGTTTGGTCTGCACCGCGAGCTGCGCGGCGCCGCCATCGGGCACTTCGCGTCGACGGAGATCACCTCGTCGCCTGGTTCCCGACGTCTCGTCGACGCGCTGGAGCGGATGGGCGCGCCGGAGCCGTGTATCAGTTTTTACCGCGAACACATCGTCGCCGATGCCGTCCACGAACAGGTGGTGCGCACCGATGTGGTCGGGGATCTCGTTGCGCGCGAACCACATCTGGACCACGACGTGGTTTTCGGCATCAAAGCGCGCGACGTGGTGGAAGACCGGCTCGCCGCACATGTGATGGCGTGCTGGAAGTCGGGCCGCTCATCGCTACGCTGACCGCTCTGACCGCTCCGGGCGCTGACGGCAGCGGTGGCTGGTGTCGCACAGCGGAAAGCTCTTGCTACGGCGGCATGTACAGATCGCGACCATGAACCGGTCGGATTCCACGAAGCTGCCGTCGGGCATCTCGATCCGCACCGGACCCTGTACCATCACTGGGCCTGCGGGCACCACCCGCACGATGCGGGCCTCATCATCGCTCATGCCTTGTCCGCCCTGATCACCAACAGCTCTTCTTCACGGCGGCCCGGCTCGAGCCGACCCGTCTCCTCGAGCCAGTGCGCCCGCGAGGACAACACTGGACCGAAGGGAATCCATTGCCACGCAATGACTTCGGCGTCAAGCCCAGTGCTGGCCAACTGCGCCAGCGTCTCACGCGGCCCCGCGAACTCGGACTGTACCAACAGCAATGTGCCGCCGTTGGCGAGCATTTCGTTCACGGTTGCGCACAGCGGATCCAGCACCAGGCGGCCGTCGTATCCGGCATCCCACGCCGCGGGGGACCCGATATCCGATGGCAACCGCGCGCCATCGACGCTTGGATCATGCGGCACATACGGCGGATTGCAGACGATCAAGTCATAGGGGCCGAACTCGATCGCGCGCGCCCATGAGCCGAGGTGCACCGCGACATCGAACCCGGCGGCAGCGGAGTTAATCCGCGCGCAGTGCACGGCGTGTGGGC from Mycobacterium sp. JS623 encodes:
- a CDS encoding WhiB family transcriptional regulator, encoding MSGTRPAARRTTPTMSAQSIVHGAEAEARIAWVSQARCRQADPDELFVRGAAQRKAAVICRHCPVILECGADALDNRVEFGVWGGMTERQRRALLKQHPEVVSWAEFFAAQRKHRSAV
- the ponA2 gene encoding transglycosylase/D,D-transpeptidase PonA2 translates to MPEQPPTRPPTVPVTVTVIKLAWCCLLASVVVAGLMFPVVGGFGLLSNRASDVVANGSAQLVEGEVPQVSTMVDAKGNVIAWLYSQRRFEVPSDQIANTMKLAIVSIEDKRFAEHNGVDWQGTLTGLSGYLTGNLDTRGGSTLEQQYVKNYQLLVIAQTDAEKRAAIETTPARKLREIRMALTLDKTFTKPEILTRYLNLVSFGNGSYGIQDAAQTYFGVNASELNWQQAALLAGMVQSTSTLNPYTNPDGALARRNLVLDTMIDNLPEHADELRAAKEQPLGVLPQPNELPRGCIAAGDRAFFCDYVLEYLARAGISKEQVAKGGYMIKTTLDPDVQTPVKSAIDSFAAPDLDGVASVMSVIKPGKQSHPVLAMASNRTYGLNTETGETMQPQPFSLVGDGAGSVFKIFTTAAALDMGMGINAQLDAPARFEAKGLGSGGAKGCPAATWCVQNDGNYRGQMSVTDALAQSPNTAFAKLISQIGVQRTVDMAVKLGMRSYALPGTARDYDPQSNESLADFVKRQNLGSFTLGPIEVNALELSNVAATLASGGTWCPPNPIDKVIDRTGKDVAVTTETCEQVVPEGLANTLANAMSKDDTGGTAAAAAGSAGWNLPMSGKTGTTEAHRSSAFVGFTPYYAAANYIYDDSTTPGDLCSFPLRQCGSGNLYGGNEPARTWFTAMKPIANNYGPVALPPTDPRYVDGAPGSKVPSVAGMNQDTARMRLKEAGFQVADQATPVNSSAPYGAVVGTSPAGQTVPGSIITIQISNGIPPPPPPPPPGAIPGMPGMPPEIGSTVVEIPGLPPITVPVLGPPPPAPPPP
- a CDS encoding metallophosphoesterase, translated to MPARSSILKNTAAVTFGSVVAGIGYASLIERNAFVVREVTMPVLSPGSSPLKVLHISDIHMRPKQRRKQAWLRDLARWEPDLVVNTGDNLAHPKAVPSVVQAMGDLLSAPGVFVFGSNDYFGPRPKNPANYLTKPTHRIHGEPLPWQDLRAAFTERGWLDMTHTKRELEVAGLRIAVAGVDDPHLSRDRYDTIAGPASPAADLRLGLTHSPEPRVLDRFAADGYQLVMAGHTHGGQLCLPFYGAIVTNCDLDRSRAKGASRWGAHTQLHVSAGIGTSPYYPVRFCCRPEATLLTLVAAPIGGRDAGTKAESHPSVSVQ
- a CDS encoding PLP-dependent cysteine synthase family protein — encoded protein: MTEKAATAVRSQPRSWVDNAVRLIEADARRSADTHLLRYPLPAAWCDGCDIQLYLKDETTHITGSLKHRLARSLFLYGLCNGWIGEGTTVIEASSGSTAVSEAYFAALLGLPFIAVMTSSTSATKIALIESQGGRCHFVAEASQVYAEAERLAEETGGHYLDQFTNAERATDWRGNNNIAESIFEQMRDEAHPIPDWVVVGAGTGGTSATIGRYIRYRRYATRLCVVDPENSAFFPSYAQGRHDVVTGMSSRIEGIGRPRVEPSFLPDVVDRMVAVPDAASVAAARHVSAVLGRRVGPSTGTNLWGAFGLLAEMIAKGRNGSVVTLLADSGDRYADTYFCDEWLTSQGLDPSTSAEVLVEFERSGRWP
- a CDS encoding DUF1254 domain-containing protein — its product is MTENSHGWIGTETVATRLGDFEFANSYPVGDAAQRLKNTLVFNRAVEAYLVQMPSVSDYCVWTGVASAGSGMPNQVVIWETLMDSVTLLLTGNTETVYALAAVDLMRDGPVVVEVPPTMLGTLGDLTQHTIVDIGVTGIDRGNGGKFLALPPDYDGEVPDGYFIAQSPSYGVVLGLRGFQVDAKPDEAVALMKQIRIYPLTASDNPPETMFVNGSGQEIVTVFDDTAKYFDDLAALIEREPSDLIAEHERFQLAAIGIEKGKPFEPDAARRKVLDDAARFASAVARANSFASDDEARLVYPDRRWEWAFIGDSATWDSQGYVNTDRRAGFAYIAIGMSPAMVDKHVGAGSQYLWTPRDASGAFLDGGSTYRLHIPANIPAKNFWSVVAYDADSRSLLRSDQRFPSVSTYTNAHLNADGSIDVHFGPHIPTYTESNWIQTVTGKGWFTLFRFYGPLEPFFDQTWKPGDIELVNGAPGNVDARG
- a CDS encoding DUF1214 domain-containing protein, which produces MEVTPVQLQERTLHRRAVEAVIWGMPAVNYDAMYQALVRDAHGGSNQIVYWSRLLDWRNQTLTPNPDTIYLMPFIDTTDGPIVLEIPPADEGSITGSIDDAWQCAIEDFGPAGVDAGAGGKYLILPPNYQGQIPDGYLGLPANTCATFALLRSNLTSGSDDDLARAVAYGKRVKLYPLGQADKPPPTTFIDAADVMFDATIPYDATFFDALNRRVQAEPWLTRDKAMINVLKTIGIQKGKTFNPDADTRATLSDAAQEAHDWLDMQYEAAFTPPFYDYAHWALPVSAELVEATTTGYANPDSYPVDERGIAYSIGFFSAKHLGSGQFYLMTIKDRNGDALDGAATYRLNVPANVPVHLYWSATAYDRATHTLIRDMPWASRSSNTPDLHTKADGSVDLNFGPKPLIDQQTNWVPTKPDEQFEVLFRFYGPGKPLLDKTWTLPDVAPA
- a CDS encoding iron-containing redox enzyme family protein, whose translation is MTLPSTSVEPKLPRAVGPLSSAIIDTLARGRPALHARPIDVPLCEADPYGLDLQLALYVCYELHYRGFDGVNPRWEWNPGLLHVRGRLEDTFLSAVRQDVGEIPEDETAADAMDALSIEPVDGEGPSYYLRDTGTWDQMREYFVQRSLYHLKEADPHAFAIPRLIGQAKASFVAVEFDEYGGGRGPLVHQQLFADLMDAAGLDSTYLAYLDAVPADALASVNLMSLFGLHRELRGAAIGHFASTEITSSPGSRRLVDALERMGAPEPCISFYREHIVADAVHEQVVRTDVVGDLVAREPHLDHDVVFGIKARDVVEDRLAAHVMACWKSGRSSLR
- a CDS encoding CDGSH iron-sulfur domain-containing protein; translated protein: MSDDEARIVRVVPAGPVMVQGPVRIEMPDGSFVESDRFMVAICTCRRSKSFPLCDTSHRCRQRPERSERSA
- a CDS encoding HemK2/MTQ2 family protein methyltransferase — translated: MTAVLDAQANTVERPMLTRAYTDLDFPAVTEGVYTPQADSQLLIDVMEKTALARGHRVADLCTGSGVAAIAAYEQGATEVTAFDICPHAVHCARINSAAAGFDVAVHLGSWARAIEFGPYDLIVCNPPYVPHDPSVDGARLPSDIGSPAAWDAGYDGRLVLDPLCATVNEMLANGGTLLLVQSEFAGPRETLAQLASTGLDAEVIAWQWIPFGPVLSSRAHWLEETGRLEPGRREEELLVIRADKA